GTCACTGGACCTCGACCTCTCTGGCCCGCTGACGCACGACGTGGAGATCAACGCCTCGCTGGCCATGGGGGAGATTACCCTGCGCGTGGCGCCAGAGGTTGGCGTGATGGTGGAGGCCAAGACCTTCCTTGGCGATATGCACAGCTCCGGTCTCATCAAACGCGGCGACTACTGGTACTCGGCCGACTACGACGCCGCTCCGCGGAAGGTGCGGGTGCAACTCAAGGCGTTTCTTGGGGGCTTTAAACTTCGGCGGGCGAGCTAATCGCCGGACGTCACGCGGCGCGGGTGTGAACTACCGTACCGGGTGCCAGAGCAGTGGCGTTTCGCGCGACAATCGCAGCACGGCAGCGGCACTCCCGTTTCGCACGGCGATTTCCAATAACCCTGCCGACCCCGCAACGGCGCACGGTTCGCCGGGCTCGACCTCCGCGTAGGTCTGCACCACCGGAAGCCGCCAACCGGCTACTTCGACCACGCCGTTGCGCGCCACGAAGTTCGTGATGGCGTTGCCGAATCGGTCAATGGTGATGACGCGGCCCTCAAGCGAACCATCTTCGCGCTGATGCGCGAGCGGCGTGCGCTCGATATGCGCGTCGGCAAAGCGAGGGCCGAGCGCGTCGAGCATTTCGCCGGACACCAATCGTGCGGCGGCAGGCGCAAAGACATCGCGACCGTGAAACGTGTGCGCCGCGTCGGCGGGAATGGCGAGACTCACCACGCGCGCGCCCGGCCAGACGAGCGCCGGCGATAGTACGCCGTTGTCGGGGCCGACGAGATACCGACCGTCGCTCTCCACCGCGAGCGCGGCGCGTGACGTGCCAACGCCGGGGTCCACGACCACCACGTGGACCGTCCCAACTGGAAAGTGCCGCCAGTAGCGAGCGAGCGCGAGCCGCGCGCCCTGCACATCCTGTGGCAACACTTCATGTGACGCGTCGATGATCGCCGAGTCTGGGGCGAGCGACGTGAGGACGCCCTTCATCTCCGCGACGTAGCCGTCGGCGGTTCCGAAGTCGGTGAGGAGGGTGATTGAGGGTCCGCGCATACCAAAAGTATACGCCGCCCCGGTTACTTTCGCTTAGAACGCGGCGATTTTG
The genomic region above belongs to Gemmatimonadota bacterium and contains:
- a CDS encoding SAM-dependent chlorinase/fluorinase → MRGPSITLLTDFGTADGYVAEMKGVLTSLAPDSAIIDASHEVLPQDVQGARLALARYWRHFPVGTVHVVVVDPGVGTSRAALAVESDGRYLVGPDNGVLSPALVWPGARVVSLAIPADAAHTFHGRDVFAPAAARLVSGEMLDALGPRFADAHIERTPLAHQREDGSLEGRVITIDRFGNAITNFVARNGVVEVAGWRLPVVQTYAEVEPGEPCAVAGSAGLLEIAVRNGSAAAVLRLSRETPLLWHPVR